A stretch of the Polyangiaceae bacterium genome encodes the following:
- a CDS encoding L,D-transpeptidase — translation MWPKVRSLMWLCLMPVGVCGCQTPDDAAPSPPNPQRQATAPKTHAPKAKTAAAKTSKAKARSKRATQELASERETAKPRIYALDLRVYIRERPSETSPEVGALRIGQGVTLKSEQALKGAGCENPGKETPSKAGWFPVEPEGYVCLDRTTTLDPKHPLLLAKAGHQADFSKDAPVRWGESLEAPVYRRYPTAKEQKRSEYQLDKHLERVKAVREARSGGEDPPPRALARLRGADPSLVKAPLPPYLEEQQESPWASAIWPGNVPPRMSFVPPRSSISWIDEFQADGRSWLVTPELTVVPKDRILELEPAKFHGVFIGKDAELPLAYMRFDDRAKWRLETKKEARTAQESELIPVVASEDEEDEAADQSPWKLDPPGSEGKLVKTDQVWKRLSHVELTGRARYQHGKRFLETKEPGMWVLQKDAAVIRAWAPVGIPLEKDEKWLDVSIYQGTLVAYRGTRPVFATLISPGLNGYRSKSGPVKKNTTPSGTFRIEWKHLATTMSPDPEKKRYYLTDVPFTQFFHMPFALHAAYWHDRFGEPKSGGCVNLSVRDARWLFGFTEPQLPEGWQSVRSGGDRGEGTWVRVR, via the coding sequence ATGTGGCCGAAAGTCCGCTCCTTGATGTGGCTGTGCCTGATGCCGGTCGGTGTTTGCGGCTGTCAGACGCCAGACGACGCCGCTCCCTCACCCCCAAACCCGCAACGTCAGGCGACGGCGCCCAAGACCCACGCTCCCAAGGCAAAGACTGCGGCCGCCAAGACGTCGAAGGCCAAAGCCAGATCGAAGCGAGCGACCCAGGAGCTAGCTTCAGAGCGAGAGACCGCGAAGCCCCGCATCTACGCCCTCGACCTGCGCGTGTACATCCGTGAGCGCCCCAGCGAGACCAGCCCGGAGGTTGGCGCGCTGCGCATCGGACAAGGCGTCACCCTGAAGAGCGAGCAGGCGCTGAAGGGCGCGGGCTGCGAAAACCCGGGCAAGGAAACACCATCCAAAGCCGGTTGGTTCCCGGTAGAGCCCGAAGGCTATGTGTGCCTCGACCGCACGACGACCCTGGACCCGAAGCACCCACTCTTGCTCGCCAAGGCCGGACACCAAGCGGACTTCAGTAAGGACGCTCCTGTGCGTTGGGGCGAGTCCCTCGAAGCACCCGTCTACCGCCGTTACCCCACGGCAAAAGAACAAAAGCGCAGCGAGTACCAACTCGACAAACACCTCGAGCGCGTCAAAGCAGTCCGCGAAGCTCGATCAGGGGGTGAGGATCCACCGCCCCGCGCCCTAGCCCGCCTGCGAGGCGCCGACCCAAGCTTGGTCAAAGCGCCACTGCCGCCGTACCTTGAAGAGCAGCAAGAGTCCCCTTGGGCGAGCGCGATTTGGCCCGGCAATGTTCCGCCGCGCATGAGTTTCGTGCCACCGCGCTCCAGCATCTCGTGGATTGACGAGTTCCAGGCCGACGGACGCAGCTGGCTCGTGACTCCGGAGCTCACGGTAGTGCCGAAGGATCGCATCCTGGAGCTCGAACCCGCGAAGTTCCACGGCGTCTTCATCGGCAAAGACGCGGAGCTGCCCCTCGCCTACATGCGCTTCGACGACCGCGCGAAATGGCGCCTCGAGACCAAGAAAGAGGCCCGCACCGCGCAAGAGTCAGAGCTCATCCCGGTCGTCGCCAGTGAGGACGAAGAGGACGAAGCGGCAGACCAGAGCCCCTGGAAGCTGGATCCTCCGGGAAGCGAAGGCAAGCTCGTCAAGACCGACCAAGTGTGGAAGCGCCTGAGCCACGTGGAGCTCACCGGGCGCGCGCGCTACCAGCACGGCAAGCGCTTCCTGGAGACCAAGGAGCCCGGCATGTGGGTGCTGCAGAAAGACGCCGCGGTGATCCGCGCGTGGGCACCGGTGGGCATTCCCCTCGAAAAGGACGAGAAGTGGCTCGACGTGTCGATCTATCAAGGCACCCTGGTCGCCTACCGGGGAACTCGACCCGTGTTTGCGACGCTGATTTCCCCGGGGCTCAACGGCTACCGCAGCAAGAGCGGCCCGGTGAAGAAGAACACCACGCCGAGCGGCACCTTCCGCATCGAGTGGAAGCACCTCGCGACCACCATGAGCCCTGATCCAGAGAAGAAGCGCTATTACCTCACGGATGTGCCGTTCACGCAGTTCTTCCACATGCCTTTTGCGCTCCACGCCGCGTACTGGCACGACCGCTTCGGCGAGCCGAAGAGCGGCGGCTGTGTGAACCTCTCCGTGCGTGACGCCCGCTGGCTGTTCGGTTTCACCGAACCGCAGCTGCCCGAGGGCTGGCAGAGCGTCCGCTCCGGCGGTGACCGCGGCGAAGGCACCTGGGTGCGCGTGCGCTAA
- a CDS encoding ATP-dependent Clp protease ATP-binding subunit, giving the protein MLARSADTELFDLRKLAESQAATRKERVTSAHLLAAIALREGPAAELLHERGLTGERLLRAARSSTDEIEHPLRRALSNARDVASRMGAREPGATHLLVALLNERKGAAHKALEQCGIDVSRLRIAAMNVGLGLVGRRRIVTRKSELEVKSAGERAPRGVAIPLFPPIPKPKAEALPLPRPTPTPPAPSSQAAPSSTPVAEEPAPAAAEAPVRAATVALPEPQNELPRGKKRKPKANTRVRKSTADEGRFMLDPKRQPALSSLGKNLTLAAVRGELDPVVGREAEVEQLLDVLAKRQGNNPCLVGPSGVGKTSVVRAVALHIAEQFAGVGDDQEDHELDSRIIVEIPVGELIAGTGVRGALAQRMAQLKKEALEAKGRVVVFFDEVHQLFVGEVAEELSGELKLALARGELPCIGATTHEEYRRSIGADPALARRFSLVEVEEPSREDAFLVLESQARGLEAHHKVSYSEEALALSVGWSVRYMPSQMLPDKAVSIIDLAGARVRRRGGVEVDSEAIAEVVSELADVPLERLLETDRERMLKLEDLLAERVVGHQSQIRRMARIIRRNSAGLSGKRPIGTFLLLGPTGVGKTETAKAIAEVLFYSEKAMTRIDMSEYSEAHAVARLVGAPPGYIGHDAGGQLTEAVRRRPYQVVLLDEVEKAHPEVLETFLQVFDEGRLTDSKGRTVDFTNTVILVTSNLGASAIAAGPKRRVGFGAARKEKSDAVDAQEQAVISAARAALAPELFNRFDEVLAFRALERDDVREIARRLLMQLGTHLLTERGLKLEMEEEALDVLLDAGGFDPTLGARPMRRSIARLIEAPLAELLLEGALNEGDTLMLLADPDTDTAGIRFEVMQRESA; this is encoded by the coding sequence ATGCTGGCCCGCTCCGCCGACACCGAGCTCTTCGACTTACGTAAACTCGCCGAGTCACAAGCCGCTACTCGCAAAGAGCGTGTCACCAGCGCGCACCTGCTCGCAGCCATTGCGCTTCGAGAAGGACCTGCGGCGGAGCTGTTGCACGAACGCGGGCTGACTGGTGAGCGGCTCTTGCGTGCAGCGCGTTCGAGTACGGACGAGATCGAGCATCCGCTCAGACGGGCGCTCTCCAACGCCCGAGATGTGGCAAGTCGCATGGGCGCGCGTGAGCCGGGCGCGACTCACCTGCTGGTGGCGCTCCTGAACGAGCGCAAGGGCGCAGCACACAAGGCGCTCGAGCAGTGCGGGATCGATGTGTCGCGGCTGCGCATCGCAGCGATGAACGTCGGCCTCGGGCTGGTCGGTCGGCGGCGCATCGTGACGCGCAAGTCGGAGCTCGAGGTGAAGAGCGCCGGGGAGCGCGCCCCGCGCGGCGTTGCCATCCCGCTGTTCCCGCCGATCCCGAAGCCCAAGGCTGAGGCGCTCCCGTTGCCACGGCCCACGCCAACTCCGCCGGCGCCTTCGAGCCAAGCGGCACCGTCGAGCACCCCGGTGGCGGAAGAGCCGGCTCCCGCAGCGGCCGAAGCGCCGGTGAGGGCAGCAACCGTCGCGCTCCCCGAACCTCAAAATGAATTGCCGCGAGGAAAAAAGCGCAAACCCAAGGCGAACACCCGTGTGCGCAAGTCGACGGCGGACGAGGGGCGCTTCATGCTCGACCCGAAGCGCCAGCCCGCTTTGTCTTCCCTCGGCAAGAACCTCACGCTGGCCGCCGTTCGTGGCGAGCTCGATCCGGTGGTGGGGCGAGAGGCTGAGGTCGAACAACTGCTCGATGTCTTGGCCAAACGTCAGGGCAATAACCCCTGCCTCGTTGGACCTTCGGGTGTCGGCAAGACCAGTGTCGTGCGCGCCGTCGCTCTACACATCGCCGAGCAGTTTGCTGGCGTCGGTGACGATCAGGAAGACCACGAACTGGACTCGCGCATCATCGTCGAGATCCCCGTCGGTGAGTTGATCGCGGGCACCGGAGTGCGCGGCGCGCTGGCCCAACGCATGGCGCAACTGAAGAAGGAAGCGCTCGAGGCGAAAGGGCGCGTCGTCGTTTTCTTCGACGAGGTGCACCAGCTGTTCGTCGGCGAAGTCGCCGAAGAGCTGAGTGGGGAGCTGAAGCTCGCGCTGGCGCGTGGTGAGCTGCCTTGTATCGGCGCGACCACGCACGAAGAATATCGGCGCTCCATCGGCGCAGATCCGGCCCTCGCCCGACGCTTCAGCTTGGTGGAGGTAGAAGAGCCGAGTCGTGAGGACGCTTTCCTCGTGCTCGAGTCCCAAGCGCGCGGGCTCGAGGCGCACCACAAGGTCAGCTACAGCGAAGAGGCGTTGGCGTTGAGCGTCGGTTGGAGTGTGCGCTACATGCCTTCGCAGATGCTGCCAGACAAGGCGGTATCCATCATCGACCTGGCAGGCGCCCGAGTGCGCCGGCGCGGCGGCGTGGAAGTGGACTCCGAAGCGATCGCCGAGGTGGTGAGTGAGCTAGCAGACGTGCCCCTCGAGCGACTGCTCGAGACCGATCGCGAGCGCATGCTCAAGCTCGAAGACTTGCTGGCCGAGCGCGTCGTTGGCCACCAGAGCCAGATCCGGCGCATGGCGCGTATCATCCGCAGGAACTCCGCGGGCCTCAGCGGAAAGCGCCCGATCGGCACCTTCTTGCTGCTCGGCCCAACGGGTGTTGGCAAGACAGAGACGGCCAAGGCCATCGCCGAGGTGCTTTTCTACTCGGAAAAGGCCATGACGCGGATCGACATGTCCGAGTACAGCGAAGCCCACGCCGTTGCTCGCTTGGTCGGTGCGCCGCCCGGGTATATCGGTCACGACGCTGGGGGACAGCTCACGGAGGCGGTGCGTCGCCGCCCGTATCAGGTCGTGCTGCTCGACGAAGTCGAGAAGGCACACCCCGAGGTGCTCGAGACCTTCCTTCAGGTGTTCGACGAAGGGCGCCTCACGGACAGCAAAGGGCGCACCGTAGATTTCACGAACACGGTGATCCTCGTCACGTCGAACCTCGGCGCCTCAGCCATCGCCGCCGGGCCCAAGCGCCGCGTCGGGTTTGGTGCCGCGCGGAAAGAGAAGAGCGACGCCGTCGACGCGCAAGAGCAGGCGGTGATCAGCGCCGCACGTGCTGCCCTGGCACCGGAGCTCTTCAATCGCTTTGACGAGGTGCTGGCCTTCCGCGCCCTGGAGCGCGATGACGTGCGAGAAATCGCCCGGCGTCTCTTGATGCAGCTCGGCACGCACCTCTTGACCGAGCGCGGTCTCAAGCTCGAAATGGAAGAGGAGGCGCTGGACGTCTTGCTCGACGCAGGTGGCTTCGACCCGACCCTCGGCGCTCGACCCATGCGGCGCTCCATCGCACGGCTGATCGAGGCGCCCCTGGCTGAGCTCTTGCTCGAGGGCGCTCTGAACGAAGGCGACACGCTGATGCTGCTGGCCGACCCGGATACTGATACCGCGGGGATACGCTTTGAGGTGATGCAGCGCGAGAGCGCTTGA
- a CDS encoding choice-of-anchor D domain-containing protein, whose protein sequence is MKHLACTLATSGLLLFSSQAFAQDGGMPDGSADGGPQLDPGEVLAMYCEDVELDCTTAPLHYDKTIDLPFAFDWDTGWIPNGSDLQVRFFVKVPAETRVALDGNLQTEWPPALRHLTPGLRNGGYLSFDYGLEVGAEAKFDVSVLGVHVKWQGDIPFIPQVDFHLQRQKTFDSWAFDGSPPAQAFTDEFRLLEVNLAGLAGIPSQLGKGGVALDVYGELSAVYTTERIVVEPANKDIEDKGDSTNSDFLGGAFAEFDVWPEGNVSYTGAIHLVPTFFIEVLGFDFDIPIIDYPIDFPLGDQKFVFDPVRVHVPLPDIPTPANNVIDFGSVTVGDRAAQTLTLENNGEAKARVTGFLGATNAEHFTLLSANEYIESMQTGDLNLRFNPKKAGSFSTEVTLVTNDPDNRFITYTLKGTGVGQDLPEYPGGTGGGANGGGSAGPGAQDASGCGCRTVGSSATGSSPLNSSNSAGLLVGLGFAFLIGRRRRFPKANA, encoded by the coding sequence ATGAAGCATCTTGCTTGCACGCTGGCCACCAGCGGCCTGCTCTTGTTCTCTAGTCAAGCGTTTGCTCAAGACGGCGGCATGCCCGATGGCTCCGCTGACGGCGGGCCCCAACTCGATCCGGGCGAAGTGCTCGCGATGTACTGCGAAGACGTCGAGCTCGACTGCACGACGGCGCCGCTGCACTACGACAAGACCATCGATCTCCCGTTCGCGTTCGACTGGGACACGGGCTGGATCCCGAACGGCTCGGACTTGCAGGTCCGCTTCTTCGTCAAAGTCCCCGCGGAAACGCGAGTCGCTCTAGACGGCAACTTACAGACGGAGTGGCCGCCGGCGCTGCGTCACCTGACGCCGGGGCTACGCAATGGCGGTTACCTGTCCTTCGACTACGGGCTCGAAGTGGGTGCCGAGGCGAAGTTCGACGTGAGCGTGCTGGGAGTACACGTCAAATGGCAGGGCGACATCCCGTTCATTCCTCAGGTGGACTTCCACCTGCAGCGCCAGAAGACCTTCGACTCTTGGGCCTTCGATGGCAGCCCCCCCGCGCAAGCATTCACTGACGAGTTCCGCTTGCTCGAGGTGAACCTGGCAGGGCTCGCCGGGATCCCGAGCCAGCTCGGCAAGGGCGGCGTCGCGCTGGACGTCTACGGTGAGCTGTCAGCCGTCTACACCACCGAGCGCATCGTGGTGGAGCCCGCGAACAAGGACATCGAGGACAAGGGCGACTCAACAAACAGCGACTTCCTCGGCGGCGCATTCGCCGAGTTCGACGTCTGGCCCGAAGGCAACGTCAGCTACACCGGCGCGATTCACCTGGTGCCGACGTTCTTCATCGAAGTCCTGGGCTTCGACTTCGACATCCCGATCATCGACTACCCGATCGACTTCCCCCTCGGCGATCAGAAGTTCGTCTTCGACCCGGTGCGGGTCCACGTTCCGCTGCCCGACATCCCGACGCCAGCGAACAACGTGATCGATTTCGGCAGCGTGACCGTGGGCGACCGCGCGGCGCAGACGCTGACGCTCGAGAACAACGGCGAGGCCAAGGCGCGCGTCACTGGTTTCCTCGGGGCAACGAACGCGGAACACTTCACGCTCCTATCCGCCAACGAGTACATCGAGTCGATGCAGACGGGAGACCTGAACCTGCGCTTCAACCCGAAGAAGGCGGGCAGCTTCAGCACCGAGGTGACGCTGGTCACCAACGACCCAGACAATCGCTTCATCACCTACACCCTCAAGGGCACGGGCGTTGGCCAGGACTTGCCGGAGTATCCGGGAGGTACTGGCGGCGGAGCGAATGGTGGCGGGAGCGCCGGCCCCGGCGCCCAGGACGCCTCGGGCTGCGGCTGCCGTACCGTTGGCAGCAGCGCGACTGGTTCTTCACCCCTCAACTCCTCGAACTCCGCCGGGCTGCTCGTTGGCCTCGGCTTCGCTTTCTTGATCGGTCGCCGGCGGCGTTTCCCCAAGGCAAACGCCTAA
- a CDS encoding NAD(P)H-dependent oxidoreductase, translating to MAKLKLVGLSGSLRKASHNTALLHTVQQRLAGGSLLGAPVDAELTIIDYREVPFYDDDLGRPASVEQLDAALRGADGVILATPEYNYGIPGVLKNALDWASRPAYKSAFYQRPVGIVGASGGAIGTARAQGQLKQVLLGMASQVFPYPEFNLGGAGQRIQNGELTDAASLEFLDKYLLAFTQWVDRVKLQ from the coding sequence ATGGCAAAATTGAAGCTAGTCGGCCTGAGCGGCAGCTTGCGCAAGGCCTCGCACAACACGGCGCTGCTACACACGGTGCAACAGCGCCTCGCCGGGGGCTCGCTACTGGGCGCGCCCGTGGATGCCGAGCTGACCATCATCGATTACCGCGAGGTACCGTTCTATGACGATGACCTCGGACGCCCAGCTAGCGTGGAGCAGCTGGATGCTGCTCTGCGAGGGGCCGACGGTGTGATCCTCGCCACTCCCGAGTACAACTACGGCATCCCGGGCGTGCTCAAGAACGCCCTCGATTGGGCTTCGCGTCCCGCGTACAAGTCAGCCTTCTACCAGCGGCCCGTGGGTATCGTGGGCGCTTCCGGCGGAGCGATCGGTACGGCGCGTGCTCAGGGACAGCTCAAGCAAGTACTGCTCGGCATGGCGAGCCAAGTGTTCCCCTACCCGGAGTTCAATCTGGGGGGCGCCGGCCAGCGCATCCAAAACGGCGAGCTGACCGACGCGGCGAGCCTCGAGTTCCTAGACAAGTACTTGCTGGCGTTCACTCAGTGGGTCGACCGCGTCAAGCTTCAGTAG
- a CDS encoding ATP synthase F0 subunit B — MLASIEVDLLITFIPQMVIFASLAVLLKNLLFDRVLKVFEEREKRTDGARAEARKMQEEAGELLRKYEAELDRVNRVAAEEREKVRTETAKLEAEILAEARAAVTKIVEHGRQRLEEESKEIQFELGKASNALAGEIATKVLGRQV, encoded by the coding sequence ATGTTGGCGAGTATTGAAGTCGACCTGCTCATCACCTTCATCCCCCAGATGGTGATCTTCGCCTCCTTGGCGGTGCTGTTGAAGAACCTGCTCTTCGACCGCGTGTTGAAGGTCTTTGAAGAGCGAGAGAAGCGCACGGATGGCGCTCGCGCCGAAGCCCGCAAGATGCAGGAAGAGGCCGGTGAGCTACTGCGCAAGTACGAGGCAGAGCTCGATCGCGTGAACCGCGTCGCCGCCGAGGAGCGCGAGAAGGTACGCACGGAAACGGCGAAGCTCGAGGCTGAGATCCTCGCTGAAGCACGGGCCGCTGTGACGAAGATCGTCGAGCACGGACGCCAGCGCCTCGAAGAGGAGAGCAAGGAGATCCAGTTCGAGCTCGGCAAGGCGTCCAACGCGCTGGCCGGCGAGATCGCCACCAAGGTCTTGGGGAGGCAGGTCTGA
- a CDS encoding pirin family protein — protein MTHIRRSGERGRADFGWLDSHHSFSFGQYFDPRFRGFSDLLVINDDRVTGGAGFPRHPHRDMEIVSYVVAGELSHKDTLGNGSTIRPGDVQLMGAGRGIAHSEYNSGDSQLRFLQIWIQPSHAGTEPRYEERHFDFDPNQPVKLVVSPDGADGSLRIDQDARIYRARFSEATPHSQHVGDGRYAWLQVVNGSVRLELDGTEVELAEGDGVAFDHAGEVKLNAEQGAEYLWFDLRGKGPNPWQN, from the coding sequence ATGACCCACATCAGACGCAGCGGAGAGCGCGGTCGCGCAGACTTCGGCTGGCTCGATAGCCACCACAGCTTTTCCTTCGGGCAATACTTCGACCCGCGCTTCCGCGGCTTCTCGGACTTGCTCGTGATCAACGACGACCGCGTGACGGGCGGCGCCGGTTTCCCGAGGCACCCCCACCGCGATATGGAGATCGTGAGCTACGTCGTTGCTGGGGAGCTGAGTCACAAGGACACCCTGGGCAATGGCTCGACGATCCGTCCGGGCGACGTCCAGCTCATGGGAGCGGGGCGGGGCATCGCGCACAGCGAGTACAACTCCGGCGACTCTCAGCTGCGCTTCCTGCAGATCTGGATTCAGCCAAGTCATGCCGGGACCGAACCGCGCTACGAAGAGCGTCACTTCGACTTCGATCCGAACCAGCCCGTGAAGCTCGTGGTGTCGCCGGACGGCGCCGATGGCTCACTGCGCATCGATCAAGACGCGCGCATCTACCGAGCTCGGTTCAGTGAGGCAACTCCCCACTCCCAGCACGTTGGCGACGGACGCTATGCTTGGTTGCAGGTCGTCAACGGGAGCGTGCGGCTCGAGCTTGACGGCACGGAAGTCGAACTGGCTGAAGGCGATGGTGTCGCCTTCGATCACGCCGGTGAGGTGAAACTCAATGCTGAGCAGGGCGCGGAGTATCTGTGGTTCGATCTGCGCGGAAAGGGACCTAACCCATGGCAAAATTGA
- the folK gene encoding 2-amino-4-hydroxy-6-hydroxymethyldihydropteridine diphosphokinase yields the protein MSAHERRVLFVVGLGTNLGDRLATLRSAREALGVLGRVVASSGVYETAPIGPAQPDFLNAAVLLESSLSAPALLENTLQIERNHGRERRERWGPRTLDLDLLWSDGPALELPQLTLPHPRVLERAFALMPLLDVFPSHPEKPRFEAQLQRLDRLGVRSVAVTPEWQLHDPDSLAQPLEDAAEALGGELTQ from the coding sequence ATGAGCGCGCATGAGAGGCGCGTGCTGTTCGTCGTCGGACTCGGAACCAATCTCGGCGATCGTCTGGCGACGCTGCGCAGCGCTCGCGAGGCGCTTGGGGTGTTGGGACGCGTCGTCGCAAGCTCCGGGGTGTACGAGACAGCACCCATCGGGCCTGCTCAACCCGACTTCCTGAACGCCGCCGTGCTCCTCGAGAGCTCCCTAAGCGCGCCGGCATTGCTGGAAAATACGCTGCAGATTGAGCGCAACCACGGTCGCGAGCGTCGAGAACGCTGGGGGCCCCGCACCTTGGATCTCGATCTCTTGTGGAGTGACGGACCGGCGCTCGAACTCCCTCAGCTCACGTTGCCCCATCCTCGAGTACTGGAGCGGGCGTTCGCTCTAATGCCCCTGCTCGATGTGTTTCCGTCTCATCCCGAGAAGCCTCGGTTCGAGGCGCAGCTGCAGCGACTGGATCGGTTGGGGGTGAGGAGCGTTGCAGTCACACCTGAATGGCAGCTTCACGACCCCGACTCCCTCGCACAACCCCTCGAGGACGCTGCGGAGGCGCTTGGTGGCGAATTGACGCAGTGA
- a CDS encoding LysR family transcriptional regulator: MSAPLSPTPLVEQNWDDLRVFLALARAGSLSGAARELGLHHTTAYRRLLAMERASGVVLFERMPSGYALTQAGETLFAHAKRVEEELYAASRSLVGHDQNPSGTIRVTTVYSLLDVLLPCIASLQVACPALRVDLDVSPLARDLERREADVALRPTDGPPGSVVGRRVAKVAWALFRKARLGRKAIEGLQAIEYSSELTHLSVIDAFKKLKLEPARLAVSSVPAMREAILGGHGFGALPCYYADSHPGLTQHALGADCESALLPTKSELWLLIHGDLRTSARIRAFIDHVAPRLVAQRALFEGAG; this comes from the coding sequence ATGAGCGCGCCCCTCTCCCCCACCCCCCTCGTCGAACAGAACTGGGACGACTTGCGCGTCTTCCTCGCGTTGGCCCGCGCTGGGTCGCTGTCTGGCGCCGCGCGGGAGCTTGGACTGCACCACACTACGGCGTATCGACGCCTACTCGCGATGGAACGAGCGAGCGGCGTCGTGCTGTTCGAGCGCATGCCGTCGGGCTACGCCCTCACCCAGGCAGGAGAGACGCTGTTTGCGCACGCCAAGCGGGTGGAGGAAGAGCTGTACGCGGCTTCACGCTCACTCGTGGGGCACGATCAGAATCCGAGCGGAACCATTCGGGTGACCACCGTGTATTCGCTGCTCGACGTGCTGCTGCCATGTATCGCGAGCCTCCAGGTCGCTTGCCCTGCTCTGCGGGTAGACTTGGACGTGAGTCCGCTGGCTCGAGATCTCGAACGGCGTGAGGCCGATGTGGCGCTACGACCAACTGATGGGCCGCCGGGCAGTGTCGTGGGTCGTCGGGTGGCCAAGGTTGCTTGGGCTTTGTTCCGCAAGGCAAGGCTAGGGCGGAAGGCCATCGAGGGTTTACAAGCGATTGAGTACTCTTCCGAGCTGACCCATCTATCGGTGATCGATGCGTTCAAGAAGCTGAAGCTCGAGCCCGCACGACTAGCGGTCAGTTCCGTCCCCGCGATGCGCGAGGCGATCCTGGGCGGGCACGGCTTTGGAGCGTTGCCTTGTTACTATGCCGACTCGCACCCTGGTCTCACGCAGCACGCGCTCGGTGCAGACTGCGAGAGCGCGCTGCTCCCTACCAAGTCGGAGCTCTGGCTGTTGATCCATGGGGATCTACGAACGAGCGCGAGGATTCGCGCGTTCATCGACCATGTAGCGCCGCGCCTGGTGGCTCAACGCGCGCTATTCGAAGGCGCGGGCTGA
- a CDS encoding choice-of-anchor D domain-containing protein, which yields MLHLRRSALSLSSLGAAAFLASLVYSPNASAQACDPSTLLCSVDTIQPHVEGNERLPNPFDTGWLPKCNPATPDGHCDAEDLQITARMAFDPIGGGESATPLFKVEMPKEATLQAEWPTTDYFEISLKPATTAAGKFTVTHTITPEFGLFMNLSVIGLGKTEVVIDATDLVNLLPGAKFNYTASGTTSFKPWAFDPVMVNVAGKDLANSQLFAITFQQLGELVGSGSFQDVITGSFSFNATTDTDFVYQTTLIDVIGGLDVIDSETATTRIPMVDANYLEFTVVPQGTLTYTGTLGMKPVINVSSVAGIPISLHFPINVGLDFPYQSDPLKVTFPTEIVHIPLPNVFVPSSFVDFGAVDTGNKTDKKIVIDNTGELGATLEFSSSDPQFTTGGVTSTQVGPEQTYDLSVSFRPTKPGQQKATITVKSNDPDSPEQTFEVIGYGQGDPLPEDPGNSGGAGGGGGFTPTGGNTTEDSGCGCRIPQGTNGSSAAGLLAMAGLAMLRRRRKQSKRA from the coding sequence ATGTTGCACCTTCGTCGTTCCGCCCTCAGCCTCAGCTCCCTTGGCGCCGCTGCTTTCCTAGCGTCGCTGGTCTACAGCCCCAACGCATCCGCCCAAGCCTGCGACCCGAGCACGCTCTTGTGCTCCGTGGATACGATTCAGCCCCATGTCGAGGGGAATGAGCGCTTGCCGAATCCCTTCGATACAGGCTGGCTACCGAAGTGCAACCCAGCGACACCCGACGGTCACTGCGATGCCGAGGATCTGCAAATCACCGCGCGAATGGCTTTCGACCCCATCGGCGGCGGAGAAAGTGCGACCCCACTCTTCAAGGTCGAGATGCCGAAGGAAGCGACCCTCCAAGCAGAGTGGCCAACCACGGACTACTTCGAGATCAGCCTGAAGCCCGCCACAACGGCCGCCGGAAAGTTCACCGTCACACATACCATCACCCCTGAGTTTGGGCTCTTCATGAACCTGAGCGTTATCGGGCTGGGAAAGACGGAGGTGGTGATCGATGCCACAGATCTCGTCAACCTCCTGCCCGGCGCTAAGTTCAACTACACGGCGAGCGGGACCACCAGCTTCAAGCCGTGGGCGTTTGACCCGGTCATGGTCAACGTTGCGGGAAAGGATTTGGCCAATAGCCAACTATTCGCCATCACGTTTCAGCAACTCGGAGAACTGGTTGGCTCGGGGAGCTTTCAGGACGTGATCACTGGAAGCTTCAGCTTCAACGCGACCACTGACACCGACTTCGTCTACCAGACCACACTGATCGACGTGATCGGCGGTCTCGACGTGATCGACTCGGAGACCGCGACCACCCGCATTCCGATGGTCGATGCCAACTACCTCGAGTTTACCGTAGTTCCCCAGGGAACATTGACCTATACCGGCACCCTCGGGATGAAGCCGGTCATCAACGTAAGTTCTGTCGCTGGCATCCCCATTTCTTTGCACTTCCCGATCAACGTCGGGCTCGATTTTCCGTACCAGTCCGACCCGCTCAAGGTCACGTTCCCAACTGAGATCGTCCATATTCCTCTGCCCAACGTCTTCGTGCCATCGAGCTTCGTGGACTTCGGCGCGGTGGACACCGGCAACAAGACAGACAAGAAGATCGTCATCGACAACACGGGCGAGTTGGGAGCGACGCTGGAGTTTTCGAGTTCTGATCCCCAATTCACCACTGGCGGTGTCACCTCCACGCAAGTCGGCCCAGAACAAACCTACGACCTGAGCGTCTCCTTCCGCCCAACGAAGCCCGGGCAGCAGAAGGCGACCATCACCGTGAAGAGCAACGACCCGGACAGCCCGGAGCAGACCTTCGAGGTGATTGGCTACGGTCAGGGTGACCCGCTGCCCGAAGATCCGGGCAACAGCGGCGGTGCCGGCGGTGGTGGCGGCTTCACGCCTACCGGCGGCAACACGACGGAGGACAGCGGCTGTGGCTGCCGGATTCCCCAGGGAACCAATGGCAGCTCGGCGGCGGGCCTACTCGCGATGGCCGGTCTCGCCATGCTGCGCCGGCGCCGCAAGCAGAGCAAGCGCGCCTGA